Sequence from the Maribellus comscasis genome:
ATCAACTGTACTTTTTCTACTGCTGCAGGAATTCAAAGCGCTAAGTCCTGCCAAACCAGCTGCTCCAATTAAAGCCGATTTTTCAAGAAAATTCCTGCGGGATAGTTGATTCTTTTCCATAATTCTTTTTAGTGTTTTTATTGAAAATCATTCGGGTCGTATTCACATACAACACGGAAACCTACATTCTTACTGTCTGAATACCACCAAATACTTTTGGGTATTTGCGGGTCGGTCACCAACCACTCTTTGGTTTTTGTAAAATCACGACGTGCCACACGTACATCCTTTGCTGAATTATTATAAGAACCGCCCCGAACAACATGTTCCTGTCCACTTCTTGGACCACGCGGATTTTTGACTATCCCCTGAGGATATTTCCCATAAACCTGAGGATCATAGTAATCCAGACAAAATTCAGCAACATTGCCCAGCATATTCTTTAAACCAAACGGATTTGCTTTTACTTTATCCGGTTGTTGCGTTTTATACGGACTATTCTCCTGGTATATAACATACGAATTAATCACGGTAGTATCAACACCAAATATTTTCTTAAAAAATCCATCGGATTCGTAATCTTTAGGTGCTCCTTCAAAGAAATAGGCTCCATGAGTTCCTCCCCTGGCAGCAAATTCCCATTCAGCTTCTGTGGGCAGACGGTATTCTTTACCTGTTACACTGCTCAACCACCTGCAATAGGTTTCCGCTGCGTGAAAACTCATGGTAATCGCCGGGCGACTTCCTTTTCCCCACCCTTGATCGGGTGCGCCCCAAGGAGGTGTCGCGCCGGTAATTCCATCTACATCTTGATTTGTTTCCAACTCTGCTTCTTTTCTTCCCTGGGAACTGGTTGCATTAAAAAATGCCAGATATTCGTCCCAGGTAACCTCCACTTCAGCCATCCAAAAACTGTCAACTTCTACTTCACGAACAGGTCCTTCAGTTGGTTGACGGTAAGCTTCATTTGCCGGGCTTCCCATATTAAATTGTCCGCCCGGAACGGCAACCATTTTGAAAGAAACCGAAGTTTCAGGAATTTTTTCTACAAAGTCAGAGAACTCATTTATTTTAGTTGAATGTTGGTAAATTTCTTTATTCTTTGCGATTCTGTCTTCTACGATTGTTAAACTGGTTTCTCCTCTGTAATGCCCGACTCCCGGGTGGCACTTTAAACAGGAAGTTGATTCCGGGTCCCGCAGATATTTTAAATGCGATTCGCTTCCCAATGCGTTTAATGTCGACGGAAATAAATTTGTATGGCACTTTTTACATCCGTCTTCGTAAACAAATCTTCTTGCAGCTTCCAGCGTTCTTTTATCCTCCCAGTTAATTTCATCCACATCCTTTGTCATATAAACATACAAATCGTGAATTCCATGATATGCTTTGCGTGTCAGAAACCGAACCGTCTGATCCTCTGGTGGCAAATGGCAATCAACACAATTTATCGACACTCCACTGGGTGTGTTGTGATGTATTGAAAGTTTCCAACTTGCATCTGCATGCGGATGAACATGACAAGATGCGCACGATTCGTTCGTTGATGTATAATGAACTACTTTTTTTGATGCAGTTAGCAACAATATAAAAGTTAATCCTCCCGCGATAAAAATCAAATAATACTTTCGCCTCACCTGGTTTTTAATTCATTTCAAAGTTTAATGGCGCCAATATAGTTTTAGGCTATTAGCTATTTATTAATACCCCTTGTACCTGATATTTAATTCATTCTTAATTTAAAATTAATTGAAGCAATGAAATTATTGATTTAAAACAACTTATACTTTTAATTCATTTTTTGTAAAAATTTTTCATTCTTGAAAAAAAATATATATTTGAACTGAAAATAATAAAAAATTAAGTGGTAAACAATACACCTATTAGCTTCATAATCGAATGTTTTCTATATTTAAGGTCATAGCATTTATCATTATAATCCAACTCCTTCTTTTTCCAAAAACAGGAAAGACGAATGATTTTATCGATTATTCTTTTTTGGTTGTGGAGGCCAGTGAGAAAAATATCAGCAGCAATTCTTTCTGGTCTTTTTTAAAAAACAACGCGTATTCGGGCATTGAAGTAGAAGTTATTGAAAAAAACGAAAACATTGTTCTAAAGGAGAACAACCAGGATTTTAATTTTCTGCTGGAAAAAATCAACGCGCTTTTAAACGAACAAAGTGAGGCGATAGTTCCTGTATTTTTGAACTTTAATGATAATATCAATAAACTCGATTCAGTATTAAAAAATTCGCTGATTACCGAGAAAATATTTTATCTGCCTTTGGGAGAAACATGGCCAGCCTATGAGTACCTGGTTCAGGCAAACCGCAGAATAATCTTTTTTGTTACAGGAAATTATGTTGGCGAAAGCAGGATTCTGCATAAACTGGACAACTATGTGATAAAAATTTCAGGAAACGACATCGTTGGGGCAAATCTGGTTAGTAATCTAAATACAGGCTTAAATCAGGAACTGTTTATGATAGATAACCTTGATAAACTACCAGTAAGGTCTGCACCAAATACTTTAAGTAACAATGTTGTTCCTGACTATGTTAATTATCTGCTTGAGGTTTGGACAAGCCACGGAAAAAGACCCAATTTTCTTTTTATTGGCGAAAGATACAGGGACTATAATTTCACAGTCTCTCAACTGGGATCTTTTTCGTGGGTTGACGGTACAGTAAAATATGCGGGCAAAATTTTAGAAAAAGTATACTGGAGAAATCCTGAAGTTACTGTAACAAATGGCAGGTTTAGTTTTCCGATACGCGGAGGAGAAGAAATAATGCTTTCTCCGTTTGCTCCGGGATTTAACATGACTCCCGAACAAATAGTTGTGACAGGTGAAATGGAGGTTCCGGAGAGTTACTCCATAATAGCAACACCTGCGCTTTTATCAGAAGGGCTTTCCGGGGTATTTAATTTTGAGAGCGATTTATTGAATACAATTGATCCATCAAAAACTTATGTTGGAGAAAACTATTCATTTACTCAGGATATTGAACGGGGAAATGTGTTAAAGCTACCGGAGAATTCAGACATTAATCTGGGAAATCTGGGAAATTACGGACTGCGAAACGGGAGTTTTACGGTTAGTTGTTTTGTAAAATTTACAGACATCCTGGAGTTTGGCGATAATGCAATAATAGGGAACAACGAAAGTGGATACAGAAAAGGATTTCATTTAATTTTGCGCTCCGGGCATCCTTATTTTGGCCTTTATGCAAACGACTATGTTTCGGAGGAAGTGCTGCAACCAAACATTTGGTATCATTTGGTTTGGAGATACATTATTGAAACAGGTGAACAATCTATTTTTCTCAACGGAAAAAATATCGGCAGTTCGGATGGTCATCCGCCATTTTCCGGTACCGGAAACATTCATATAGGAAGCGCATTATCAAGCGGTGCCAGTTTACGGGGGTATATCGATGATCTGTATTTTTGGGACCGCCCTTTGGGAATTGAAGAAATTAATCGCCTTGCTTTAAATGAAAATGTGGTTATACCCCGGGAAACTGAAGCCACTAGTCCTGCTGAAAGCATCAATGTAAAACTGATTATTGGAATTTTATCATTTCTGCTCCTCCTGGCAATCGCCTTTATCTTTATTAAAAGAAAAAAGTTGGAAATATCTTCGGCAACAGTGCAGCTTCCAGCATCCAATTCGGCAAATCAGCTCAGACTATTTGGAAAATTCTTTGCCATTGATAAAGATGCGAATGAAATATCCGACCTGTTTACACCCAAAGTACGCGAGTTATTTCTCTTTATCCTGATTCATTCTGTAAAAAACGGAATAGGAGCTAAAATAAATGATATCAACGAAAATCTGTGGCCTGGCATTTCCTCAAAAAAAGTAGCGAACAACAGAGCTGTTACTCTAAACAAAC
This genomic interval carries:
- a CDS encoding SUMF1/EgtB/PvdO family nonheme iron enzyme is translated as MRRKYYLIFIAGGLTFILLLTASKKVVHYTSTNESCASCHVHPHADASWKLSIHHNTPSGVSINCVDCHLPPEDQTVRFLTRKAYHGIHDLYVYMTKDVDEINWEDKRTLEAARRFVYEDGCKKCHTNLFPSTLNALGSESHLKYLRDPESTSCLKCHPGVGHYRGETSLTIVEDRIAKNKEIYQHSTKINEFSDFVEKIPETSVSFKMVAVPGGQFNMGSPANEAYRQPTEGPVREVEVDSFWMAEVEVTWDEYLAFFNATSSQGRKEAELETNQDVDGITGATPPWGAPDQGWGKGSRPAITMSFHAAETYCRWLSSVTGKEYRLPTEAEWEFAARGGTHGAYFFEGAPKDYESDGFFKKIFGVDTTVINSYVIYQENSPYKTQQPDKVKANPFGLKNMLGNVAEFCLDYYDPQVYGKYPQGIVKNPRGPRSGQEHVVRGGSYNNSAKDVRVARRDFTKTKEWLVTDPQIPKSIWWYSDSKNVGFRVVCEYDPNDFQ
- a CDS encoding LamG domain-containing protein, with product MFSIFKVIAFIIIIQLLLFPKTGKTNDFIDYSFLVVEASEKNISSNSFWSFLKNNAYSGIEVEVIEKNENIVLKENNQDFNFLLEKINALLNEQSEAIVPVFLNFNDNINKLDSVLKNSLITEKIFYLPLGETWPAYEYLVQANRRIIFFVTGNYVGESRILHKLDNYVIKISGNDIVGANLVSNLNTGLNQELFMIDNLDKLPVRSAPNTLSNNVVPDYVNYLLEVWTSHGKRPNFLFIGERYRDYNFTVSQLGSFSWVDGTVKYAGKILEKVYWRNPEVTVTNGRFSFPIRGGEEIMLSPFAPGFNMTPEQIVVTGEMEVPESYSIIATPALLSEGLSGVFNFESDLLNTIDPSKTYVGENYSFTQDIERGNVLKLPENSDINLGNLGNYGLRNGSFTVSCFVKFTDILEFGDNAIIGNNESGYRKGFHLILRSGHPYFGLYANDYVSEEVLQPNIWYHLVWRYIIETGEQSIFLNGKNIGSSDGHPPFSGTGNIHIGSALSSGASLRGYIDDLYFWDRPLGIEEINRLALNENVVIPRETEATSPAESINVKLIIGILSFLLLLAIAFIFIKRKKLEISSATVQLPASNSANQLRLFGKFFAIDKDANEISDLFTPKVRELFLFILIHSVKNGIGAKINDINENLWPGISSKKVANNRAVTLNKLRRILNRIDGIEIATQNGFIQITTSPEFFCDFNQAFQLCQKTGEMTKSELESFYQLVKRGRFLKEMDWPWLDEIRGLTGNQVIDNLLKLANIYFKENKLDKIEAISRRILEYDDMSEEAVYMQVLVLQKTNNTHLAKFNFKSFLTKYKENLGEEYPFDFEQFNNHYSGLLQF